The Legionella fallonii LLAP-10 genomic interval GTGAATATTTTTATAGCATCTGCTTGGGTTTCTGCCGTACATACCAATGTTGCTGCTTGTCGTATTGTTTCTTCCTTTAAATTCAATTTGCTCTCCTAATGGTAATCTATAACTTTAATTAATTTTAAAAAAACAATATATTACCCGCTTTTATTAACATTAATCATGTCGTATTTTTGTTTGATAAAATGTCGTATTTTTGCTATAGTAATTGTAAGTTCAATAATTTTACAAAACGTATGAAACGCCTAACCCTTAAAAGCAGAATTACTTTAAAAATTCGCCGTTCAAACAAGCAGGTATTTGTGCGTTCTGATTTTAGGAAATTAGGTGATTATGATCAAGTTGGTAGAGTTCTTCGCAATTTAGAAAATGAAGGGGAGATAATCAAAATTGGTTATGGTCTTTATGCAAAAGCACGCATTAATCGTTTAACAGGCAAAAAAATGTTGGCAGCTGAAGGTGGTTTTGATCAGGTTGCACTCGAAGCTTTAAAACGATTACAGGTAAATTGGGAATCAGCCGATGCAGTTAAGGCATATCAAGGCGGTTCTACACAAGTACCAGTGAATACTCAGGTTGTTATTTTGGATAGATTCAGTCGCAAAATAGGTACCGATAAATTTAAACTTGAGTTATTAAAACATGCTAACTGATCCTTCTTTATTTGCTGATGTTGCTGATGCGTTAGGGATTAAAAATCCTGTCATAGTTGAAAAAGATTATTACGCTGTCCAGCTGATTAAGACATTAAGCGCCATTTCTATTGAAGATTACTCTTTAGTATTTTCTGGCGGGACATGTTTAGCCAAAGCACATAGAAATACCTACCGAATGTCCGAGGATATCGATTTTAAGTTAGTACCGTTATCTAATTTTGGTTCACAAAATCAGCAGCGAAAGAAAAGAAGGGCGATTCACGAGCAAATCAATTCTGCATTGGAATCTTCCAACTTATTTAAAATAATAGAGTTTCATAAGTTAAGTGAAGGGAAATACCAAACATTTCTTATCGAGTATCCAATTCATCATCCAAAAATCGATGCTTTACGTCCTCATTTAAAATTGGAGCTTACCTAGTCATGTTTACTTGAGCCTGTTGTAGTAAAACCCATAGCTTCACTCTATGCAGAAGTAGCTAAGGAAAATCCTGAGATTAATAACTTCCCATGTGCAACTATTTCATCAATTGCCAGCGAGAAGTTTGTTGCTTTATTAAGGAGAACAGCTGCTTTTGATAGAGATAATACGAAAGACGATGATGAGACTTTAGTGCGTCATGTTTATGATCTTCATCTTATTCGAGATTTAATTGATGATGCAGGACTAAAAAAGCTGGTGAGCCAAGTTATTCAAATTGATCTTGAGCAATTTGGTAATCAAAGCCCCCAATTTAAAAGTAATCCGATGGCAGAACTACAGCACGGTTTGAGACTATTAGTTAACGATCCAATACATCAAGAAAGATATAAAAGATTTATTGGTCCTTTAGTCTATAATCCAGAAACAGCTGCTTGGCAGGTGGCAATTGATACTATCGCGCGATTTGCAAAAGCATGGTTAGTTAACAAATAGTATCATTCAATATCAATCAAAAAATCCTAAACCTCACCCCTTGACACTCATTTTAAATCACGTTAATAATCTCCCCAGACTTTGAGAAAGCTTTAGTTACACTGATAACGCTTTCAGGAGATTTAAAGTCCCCAGTATTCAGAGCTTGTAGTAGGGTTGTAAGAATAACAACTTAAGTTCTGAGTAGTTGTCTATCCTAAAATAGATGAACTATAGATATGGAATCGACTGGTTTTCAAAACAGCAAGGAGGCTGCTGGACGGCACTTGAGCCGATTGAAACATCAATTGAAGAGGTATTTCTATGTCCATCAACACACCATCTCGCTTACACCTTTTAAACGAATTTGAATCTGCTCCAAATTCAACTCTTTTTAATCAAAATACTATTGCTGCTGTTCTAAACTGTTCAACCCAATTACTTGAACGAAACCGTTGGGCAGGCACTGGTGTTCCTTATATTAAAATGGGTAGAAAGGTTTTATATCGAAAAAGCGAAGTATTAGATTTTCTTCAACGACAAATAACCTATCGGGCAACTTGTGATCAAGAGCAATCACTGGCTTTAGTCAACAACTGATAGAAATATAACAGTTCAAGGAAGGTTATTTTTCTATCAACGATGATTGACCTTTCATGAACTCTCGTGGAGATAGTCATGCATCAAAATCAACAATTAACTATAAACCATTCTCAAGAAACTCGTCCTTTCACTCATGAATACGCGGGTGGTCACTTCAAATTAACCACTAAAGGTATTTTCTTTATTGGTAACGATAAAGAAGGCAATCCATTACCGCCACGTTGGATCAGTTCTCCATTACATGTAGTCGCTAAAACACGCGATGGCAAAAGTGGCGAATGGGGTCGCCTATTAGAATGGCAGGATGATGATAAAGTAACCCATCAATGGGCAATGCCTTTAGCATTATTGCAAGGTGACAGTATCGATGTCAGACGTGAACTAGTCCGCTTGGGTTTAAGTATTTCACCAAGCAAGTCAGCCCGTGATTTACTAGCATCTTATTTACAAGTTGTGGCTGTGGAAGATAGAGCCAGATGCGTAGATAAATTAGGCTGGCATCAGGATGTTTATGTTACCGCCTCAATGTCTATTGGCCAAAGTACCGAAAAAGTCGTGTTTCAAAATACCAACAGCATTGAACCTGCTTTGACTGTATCAGGAACCGTATCGCAATGGCGAGATACCATCGGTCGTTTAGCCACTGGCAATTCACGTTTAGTTTTTGCCATTTCTACAGCATTTGCACCAGTATTAGCGAGTATGGCAGGTGAAGATTCAGGCGGTTTTCATATACGTGGCGCATCTTCATCAGGCAAGACCACCGCATTAAAAGTAGCGGCTTCTGTTTGGGGAGAACCAGATGACTATACTCGCTTGTGGCGCAGCACTGTTAATGGTTTAGAAGGTTTGGCAGCGGTACACAATGATGGATTATTAATACTGGATGAATTAAGCCAGATTGATCCCAAAGAGGCAGGTGAAGCAGCCTATCTACTGGCTAATGGTCAAGGAAAAAATCGCGCCTCCAAGTTGGGAACAATTAAACCATCAAATCGTTGGTCATTGATTTTTCTATCAGCAGGGGAGGAATCTTTGACCACACTGATGGCCAGAGCAGGACAACGTACTAATGCAGGTCAGGAAATCAGATTAGCTGATATAGAAGCCGATACAGGATGTGGTATGGGTATTTTTAACAATATCCACGAATACGATAGTCCATCAAATATTGCCTTAGCATTAAAAGAAGCAGCTAAACAATACCATGGTGCAGTTGGAATGGCATGGCTAAAACATATCGTCACCAATAAGGCTTTATTACCAACCTATCTTGCGGACAAAATGAAAACCATAGTTGAACACTTCACCCAAAACTATTGTTCTGGCCAATTGCAGCGAGTAGCCAGACGATTTGCGCTAGTCGCGATTGCTGGTGAGTTAGCAACAGAATATGGTTTAACGGGCTGGCAAGAAGGTGAAGCCACCAGCGCTGCATTTAGCTGCTTTTTAACATGGCGAGAAGGATTTGGCATTGATGGAAATCGTGAAGATAGAGCCATTCTTTCACAAGTGCGGT includes:
- a CDS encoding DUF927 domain-containing protein, which encodes MHQNQQLTINHSQETRPFTHEYAGGHFKLTTKGIFFIGNDKEGNPLPPRWISSPLHVVAKTRDGKSGEWGRLLEWQDDDKVTHQWAMPLALLQGDSIDVRRELVRLGLSISPSKSARDLLASYLQVVAVEDRARCVDKLGWHQDVYVTASMSIGQSTEKVVFQNTNSIEPALTVSGTVSQWRDTIGRLATGNSRLVFAISTAFAPVLASMAGEDSGGFHIRGASSSGKTTALKVAASVWGEPDDYTRLWRSTVNGLEGLAAVHNDGLLILDELSQIDPKEAGEAAYLLANGQGKNRASKLGTIKPSNRWSLIFLSAGEESLTTLMARAGQRTNAGQEIRLADIEADTGCGMGIFNNIHEYDSPSNIALALKEAAKQYHGAVGMAWLKHIVTNKALLPTYLADKMKTIVEHFTQNYCSGQLQRVARRFALVAIAGELATEYGLTGWQEGEATSAAFSCFLTWREGFGIDGNREDRAILSQVRSFFALHGASRFANVKNANDEKLINRAGFYQTDEEGFRVFLVLTEVFKKELCEGYDPKTVIQVLLNAGWLRPSKEGNPSQKPRIPGVGTPRLYVFTRKIWDDE
- a CDS encoding MerR family transcriptional regulator, with protein sequence MSINTPSRLHLLNEFESAPNSTLFNQNTIAAVLNCSTQLLERNRWAGTGVPYIKMGRKVLYRKSEVLDFLQRQITYRATCDQEQSLALVNN
- a CDS encoding DUF6088 family protein produces the protein MFDKMSYFCYSNCKFNNFTKRMKRLTLKSRITLKIRRSNKQVFVRSDFRKLGDYDQVGRVLRNLENEGEIIKIGYGLYAKARINRLTGKKMLAAEGGFDQVALEALKRLQVNWESADAVKAYQGGSTQVPVNTQVVILDRFSRKIGTDKFKLELLKHAN